In Arachis stenosperma cultivar V10309 chromosome 1, arast.V10309.gnm1.PFL2, whole genome shotgun sequence, one DNA window encodes the following:
- the LOC130942319 gene encoding endo-1,3;1,4-beta-D-glucanase-like produces the protein MSGPECCSNPPTLNPTGGAGHVDNLAGLRTYFNGSPHSNRALLLVSDIYGFEAPNLRKLADKVAAAGYYVVVPDFFHGDPYNPDNSARPLPVWLKDNGADKGFEASKPLIEALKAKGVSAIGAVGFCWGAKVVVELAKNRLIQGAVLLHPSFVTLDDIKGVDIPIAVLGAEIDKMSPPELLKQFEEVLAAKPGVASYVKVFPKVSHGWSVRYNTEDAVAVKAAEEAHQDLLVWFDKHLK, from the exons ATGTCAGGCCCAGAATGCTGCTCAAACCCACCAACCCTTAATCCCACCGGAGGCGCCGGCCACGTTGACAACCTCGCCGGTCTCCGCACCTATTTCAATGGCTCCCCTCACTCCAACCGCGCCCTTCTCCTTGTCTCCGATATTTATG GATTTGAAGCCCCAAATTTAAG GAAACTTGCTGACAAGGTTGCAGCTGCTGGCTATTATGTGGTCGTTCCTGATTTCTTCCATGGTGATCCCTATAATCCTGACAATTCTGCCAGGCCTTTACCTGTTTGGTTGAAAGATAATGGAGCG GACAAAGGATTTGAAGCTTCGAAACCCTTGATTGAAGCATTAAAAGCTAAAGGTGTGTCTGCTATTGGGGCTGTTGGATTTTGTTGGGGTG cTAAGGTTGTGGTTGAACTTGCAAAAAACAGACTTATCCAGGGTGCTGTGCTGTTACATCCTTCATTTGTCACTCTAGATGACATCAAGG GTGTTGATATACCAATTGCTGTACTTGGAGCTGAGATTGACAAAATGTCTCCTCCAGAGCTTCTAAAACAATTTGAAGAAGTGCTTGCTGCTAAACCTGGG GTTGCGAGTTATGTGAAAGTGTTTCCCAAAGTATCACATGGTTGGAGTGTGAGGTACAACACCGAAGATGCAGTGGCCGTGAAGGCTGCAGAGGAAGCCCATCAGGATTTGCTTGTCTGGTTTGATAAACATctcaagtga